In one Ictalurus furcatus strain D&B chromosome 10, Billie_1.0, whole genome shotgun sequence genomic region, the following are encoded:
- the bco1 gene encoding beta,beta-carotene 15,15'-dioxygenase isoform X1: MQYDYGKNKKEHPEPVKADVKGSLPDWLQGTLVRNGPGLFSFGETSYNHWFDGMALLHSFTIKHGEVTYRSKYLRSDTYNSNMEANRIVVSEMGTMAYPHPSKNVLTKVITFINHTVPDFTDNCAGNIIKYGNDYYATSETNYIRKIDPVTLETQDKVDYKKYIAVSLAISHPHYDKEGNSYNMGTSIADKGKTKFVIFKVPAVEPAASDWTPALKNAEIMATIPCHSLLTPSYYHSFGMTENFFIFIEQPLKLDIVKMATAYMRGVSWASCMKFQPEHQVLIHLIDRHTKKEVDVKYSTDTMVVYHHVNAFEEDGHVIVDVIAYDDYGLYDMFYLDKLKERSASSNKVKPQYKRFVLPLADKCAETGENLVKLKYTTATAVKEKEGKLLCKPEVMSEGTEVPRINYNYNGQKHRYAYVTDVGTPTATKVIKLDVETKLQVEWSAENCWPSEPVFVPRPGASEEHDGVVLTTVINGNPGSWGAWTQSRTHTHSHTTENWKCQSAYNTCLWTGQETGVPGGNHWKPIEPPTLEVRG, translated from the exons ATGCAGTATGATTATGGAAAAAACAAGAAGGAACACCCTGAGCCTGTAAAAGCAGATGTAAAAG GATCTCTTCCTGATTGGCTGCAAGGCACTCTTGTGCGAAATGGCCCAGGTCTCTTCTCATTTGGAGAGACTTCTTATAATCACTGGTTTGATGGAATGGCGCTCTTGCACAGTTTCACAATCAAACATG GAGAGGTTACATACAGAAGCAAGTATCTCAGAAGTGACACGTACAACAGCAACATGGAAGCCAATAGAATCGTAGTTTCAGAAATGGGGACCATGGCATATCCGCATCCATCCAAAAACGTGCTCACCAA AGTGATCACCTTTATCAATCACACCGTCCCAGACTTCACAGACAATTGTGCTGgtaacataataaaatatgGAAATGATTATTATGCTACTTCTGAAACCAATTACATTCGCAAAATTGACCCAGTGACCTTGGAGACTCAAGACAAG gtggactacaaaaaatatattgctGTAAGCCTTGCTATATCTCACCCACACTATGATAAAGAAGGAAACAGCTACAACATGGGAACGTCAATTGCAGACAAGGGCAAGAccaaatttgtgatatttaagGTCCCTGCAGTTGAACCTG CTGCCTCTGATTGGACTCCAGCCTTGAAGAATGCTGAGATCATGGCTACGATTCCTTGCCACTCACTCCTCACTCCGAGTTATTACCACAGCTTTGGCATGACAGAGAACTTTTTCATCTTTATTGAGCAACCCTTAAAGCTGGACATTGTCAAAATGGCCACTGCTTACATGAGGGGGGTGAGCTGGGCTAGCTGCATGAAATTCCAGCCTGAGCAT CAAGTCCTAATTCACCTCATTGACCGACACACCAAGAAAGAAGTTGACGTGAAATACTCCACAGACACGATGGTGGTATACCATCACGTCAATGCTTTTGAAGAGGATGGACACGTGATAGTTGACGTGATCGCTTATGATGACTACGGCCTATACGACATGTTCTACCTGGACAAGCTGAAAGAACGATCTGCAAGCAGTAATAAAGTCAAGCCACAATACAAACGCTTTGTGCTGCCACTTGCTGACAAG TGTGCCGAGACAGGAGAAAACCTGGTCAAGTTGAAATACACGACAGCGACTGccgtgaaagagaaagaaggaaaactaCTCTGCAAGCCAGAGGTTATGAGTGAAG GCACTGAAGTTCCCAGAATCAATTACAATTACAACGGACAGAAGCACAGATATGCTTATGTGACCGACGTGGGGACTCCAACAGCTACAAAG GTTATCAAGTTGGATGTTGAAACAAAGCTGCAGGTTGAATGGAGCGCAGAGAACTGCTGGCCTTCTGAGCCTGTGTTTGTTCCTAGACCTGGTGCGAGTGAAGAGCATGACG GCGTAGTCCTAACTACAGTCATAAACGGTAATCCGG ggtcatggggagcttggacacaatcacgcacacacacacattcacacactacagagaattggaaatgccaatcagcctacaacacatgtctttggactggacaggaaaccggagtacccggaggaaaccactgGAAAccaattgaacccccaacccttgaggtgcgaggctaa
- the bco1 gene encoding beta,beta-carotene 15,15'-dioxygenase isoform X2, translating into MQYDYGKNKKEHPEPVKADVKGSLPDWLQGTLVRNGPGLFSFGETSYNHWFDGMALLHSFTIKHGEVTYRSKYLRSDTYNSNMEANRIVVSEMGTMAYPHPSKNVLTKVITFINHTVPDFTDNCAGNIIKYGNDYYATSETNYIRKIDPVTLETQDKVDYKKYIAVSLAISHPHYDKEGNSYNMGTSIADKGKTKFVIFKVPAVEPAASDWTPALKNAEIMATIPCHSLLTPSYYHSFGMTENFFIFIEQPLKLDIVKMATAYMRGVSWASCMKFQPEHQVLIHLIDRHTKKEVDVKYSTDTMVVYHHVNAFEEDGHVIVDVIAYDDYGLYDMFYLDKLKERSASSNKVKPQYKRFVLPLADKCAETGENLVKLKYTTATAVKEKEGKLLCKPEVMSEGTEVPRINYNYNGQKHRYAYVTDVGTPTATKVIKLDVETKLQVEWSAENCWPSEPVFVPRPGASEEHDGVVLTTVINGNPGESDFLLVLDGKSFQEMARASVNVELHIDMHGLFIPQHDIEPPRAAKESSTRC; encoded by the exons ATGCAGTATGATTATGGAAAAAACAAGAAGGAACACCCTGAGCCTGTAAAAGCAGATGTAAAAG GATCTCTTCCTGATTGGCTGCAAGGCACTCTTGTGCGAAATGGCCCAGGTCTCTTCTCATTTGGAGAGACTTCTTATAATCACTGGTTTGATGGAATGGCGCTCTTGCACAGTTTCACAATCAAACATG GAGAGGTTACATACAGAAGCAAGTATCTCAGAAGTGACACGTACAACAGCAACATGGAAGCCAATAGAATCGTAGTTTCAGAAATGGGGACCATGGCATATCCGCATCCATCCAAAAACGTGCTCACCAA AGTGATCACCTTTATCAATCACACCGTCCCAGACTTCACAGACAATTGTGCTGgtaacataataaaatatgGAAATGATTATTATGCTACTTCTGAAACCAATTACATTCGCAAAATTGACCCAGTGACCTTGGAGACTCAAGACAAG gtggactacaaaaaatatattgctGTAAGCCTTGCTATATCTCACCCACACTATGATAAAGAAGGAAACAGCTACAACATGGGAACGTCAATTGCAGACAAGGGCAAGAccaaatttgtgatatttaagGTCCCTGCAGTTGAACCTG CTGCCTCTGATTGGACTCCAGCCTTGAAGAATGCTGAGATCATGGCTACGATTCCTTGCCACTCACTCCTCACTCCGAGTTATTACCACAGCTTTGGCATGACAGAGAACTTTTTCATCTTTATTGAGCAACCCTTAAAGCTGGACATTGTCAAAATGGCCACTGCTTACATGAGGGGGGTGAGCTGGGCTAGCTGCATGAAATTCCAGCCTGAGCAT CAAGTCCTAATTCACCTCATTGACCGACACACCAAGAAAGAAGTTGACGTGAAATACTCCACAGACACGATGGTGGTATACCATCACGTCAATGCTTTTGAAGAGGATGGACACGTGATAGTTGACGTGATCGCTTATGATGACTACGGCCTATACGACATGTTCTACCTGGACAAGCTGAAAGAACGATCTGCAAGCAGTAATAAAGTCAAGCCACAATACAAACGCTTTGTGCTGCCACTTGCTGACAAG TGTGCCGAGACAGGAGAAAACCTGGTCAAGTTGAAATACACGACAGCGACTGccgtgaaagagaaagaaggaaaactaCTCTGCAAGCCAGAGGTTATGAGTGAAG GCACTGAAGTTCCCAGAATCAATTACAATTACAACGGACAGAAGCACAGATATGCTTATGTGACCGACGTGGGGACTCCAACAGCTACAAAG GTTATCAAGTTGGATGTTGAAACAAAGCTGCAGGTTGAATGGAGCGCAGAGAACTGCTGGCCTTCTGAGCCTGTGTTTGTTCCTAGACCTGGTGCGAGTGAAGAGCATGACG GCGTAGTCCTAACTACAGTCATAAACGGTAATCCGGGTGAGTCTGACTTTCTTCTGGTGCTTGATGGGAAGTCGTTCCAAGAAATGGCCCGGGCTAGCGTGAACGTGGAGCTGCACATAGACATGCATGGcttatttataccacaacatGATATTGAACCTCCACGTGCTGCTAAAGAATCTTCAACCCGCTGTTGA
- the bco1 gene encoding beta,beta-carotene 15,15'-dioxygenase isoform X3, producing MQYDYGKNKKEHPEPVKADVKGSLPDWLQGTLVRNGPGLFSFGETSYNHWFDGMALLHSFTIKHGEVTYRSKYLRSDTYNSNMEANRIVVSEMGTMAYPHPSKNVLTKVITFINHTVPDFTDNCAGNIIKYGNDYYATSETNYIRKIDPVTLETQDKVDYKKYIAVSLAISHPHYDKEGNSYNMGTSIADKGKTKFVIFKVPAVEPAASDWTPALKNAEIMATIPCHSLLTPSYYHSFGMTENFFIFIEQPLKLDIVKMATAYMRGVSWASCMKFQPEHQVLIHLIDRHTKKEVDVKYSTDTMVVYHHVNAFEEDGHVIVDVIAYDDYGLYDMFYLDKLKERSASSNKVKPQYKRFVLPLADKCAETGENLVKLKYTTATAVKEKEGKLLCKPEVMSEGTEVPRINYNYNGQKHRYAYVTDVGTPTATKVIKLDVETKLQVEWSAENCWPSEPVFVPRPGASEEHDGSWGAWTQSRTHTHSHTTENWKCQSAYNTCLWTGQETGVPGGNHWKPIEPPTLEVRG from the exons ATGCAGTATGATTATGGAAAAAACAAGAAGGAACACCCTGAGCCTGTAAAAGCAGATGTAAAAG GATCTCTTCCTGATTGGCTGCAAGGCACTCTTGTGCGAAATGGCCCAGGTCTCTTCTCATTTGGAGAGACTTCTTATAATCACTGGTTTGATGGAATGGCGCTCTTGCACAGTTTCACAATCAAACATG GAGAGGTTACATACAGAAGCAAGTATCTCAGAAGTGACACGTACAACAGCAACATGGAAGCCAATAGAATCGTAGTTTCAGAAATGGGGACCATGGCATATCCGCATCCATCCAAAAACGTGCTCACCAA AGTGATCACCTTTATCAATCACACCGTCCCAGACTTCACAGACAATTGTGCTGgtaacataataaaatatgGAAATGATTATTATGCTACTTCTGAAACCAATTACATTCGCAAAATTGACCCAGTGACCTTGGAGACTCAAGACAAG gtggactacaaaaaatatattgctGTAAGCCTTGCTATATCTCACCCACACTATGATAAAGAAGGAAACAGCTACAACATGGGAACGTCAATTGCAGACAAGGGCAAGAccaaatttgtgatatttaagGTCCCTGCAGTTGAACCTG CTGCCTCTGATTGGACTCCAGCCTTGAAGAATGCTGAGATCATGGCTACGATTCCTTGCCACTCACTCCTCACTCCGAGTTATTACCACAGCTTTGGCATGACAGAGAACTTTTTCATCTTTATTGAGCAACCCTTAAAGCTGGACATTGTCAAAATGGCCACTGCTTACATGAGGGGGGTGAGCTGGGCTAGCTGCATGAAATTCCAGCCTGAGCAT CAAGTCCTAATTCACCTCATTGACCGACACACCAAGAAAGAAGTTGACGTGAAATACTCCACAGACACGATGGTGGTATACCATCACGTCAATGCTTTTGAAGAGGATGGACACGTGATAGTTGACGTGATCGCTTATGATGACTACGGCCTATACGACATGTTCTACCTGGACAAGCTGAAAGAACGATCTGCAAGCAGTAATAAAGTCAAGCCACAATACAAACGCTTTGTGCTGCCACTTGCTGACAAG TGTGCCGAGACAGGAGAAAACCTGGTCAAGTTGAAATACACGACAGCGACTGccgtgaaagagaaagaaggaaaactaCTCTGCAAGCCAGAGGTTATGAGTGAAG GCACTGAAGTTCCCAGAATCAATTACAATTACAACGGACAGAAGCACAGATATGCTTATGTGACCGACGTGGGGACTCCAACAGCTACAAAG GTTATCAAGTTGGATGTTGAAACAAAGCTGCAGGTTGAATGGAGCGCAGAGAACTGCTGGCCTTCTGAGCCTGTGTTTGTTCCTAGACCTGGTGCGAGTGAAGAGCATGACG ggtcatggggagcttggacacaatcacgcacacacacacattcacacactacagagaattggaaatgccaatcagcctacaacacatgtctttggactggacaggaaaccggagtacccggaggaaaccactgGAAAccaattgaacccccaacccttgaggtgcgaggctaa